Genomic window (Erinaceus europaeus unplaced genomic scaffold, mEriEur2.1 scaffold_1052, whole genome shotgun sequence):
aacaagggcaacaaaagggaataaataaataaataaatatttttttaaaagttctgagAGTGACATAAACCTCACAGGTTCCCGTCTAGAGGGAAGGACACTCCATTATAGTCTCATGTGAATCAGTGCCCACCCTCCAGCTGCTCCCAAGGCTGATGCCCGACAATGCCATTTTGATTTTTGATCTGCGATTCCTAGAGGAACGACCATCCCTCTGACTCCTGACACCTTTACAGACCAGGACCCTGTCTACCTCCATCACAACCGACCCCCAGAGCCCCATGAGCAGCTGTTAGATGGACAGGGCAGGCAGCGCCCAGGCTCACCGGTTCTTGCCAGTCTCGTCCTGGAAGAGCTGGTCACAGTAGGCCATCATGTGCTCAGTGAAGgtgtacacctgcagacctgggtacatctgggtgagcTGCAGTAGCGTGCGGTAGGTGCGGCCGCCCAGTGTGCGGTCCATGTGCCGGCCCTGGCCCCACACCACATAGAGCGTGTCACGGGCCTGCTGGAAGTAGTGGGAGTAGTTACGTAGCAGCAGAGGCACGCTCGTGTGCGAGATGACTCTCAGGGTGCTTCGCTGCCCCACATCCGCCTCAAAGCCCACAGTGGGAGCCTGGTTCATACGTAGCACGCACTCTGCACCA
Coding sequences:
- the ST6GALNAC4 gene encoding alpha-N-acetyl-neuraminyl-2,3-beta-galactosyl-1,3-N-acetyl-galactosaminide alpha-2,6-sialyltransferase isoform X2; this translates as MLGSGLGREIDGAECVLRMNQAPTVGFEADVGQRSTLRVISHTSVPLLLRNYSHYFQQARDTLYVVWGQGRHMDRTLGGRTYRTLLQLTQMYPGLQVYTFTEHMMAYCDQLFQDETGKNREQKPPSVPYHYFEKGRLDECQMYLAHERAPRSAHRFITEKAVFSRWAKKRPIVFAHPSWRIQ
- the ST6GALNAC4 gene encoding alpha-N-acetyl-neuraminyl-2,3-beta-galactosyl-1,3-N-acetyl-galactosaminide alpha-2,6-sialyltransferase isoform X1 gives rise to the protein MLGSGLGREIDGAECVLRMNQAPTVGFEADVGQRSTLRVISHTSVPLLLRNYSHYFQQARDTLYVVWGQGRHMDRTLGGRTYRTLLQLTQMYPGLQVYTFTEHMMAYCDQLFQDETGKNRRQSGSFLSTGWFTMILALELCEEIVVYGMVSDSYCREQKPPSVPYHYFEKGRLDECQMYLAHERAPRSAHRFITEKAVFSRWAKKRPIVFAHPSWRIQ